Proteins encoded together in one Cyanobium sp. AMD-g window:
- a CDS encoding GUN4 domain-containing protein, producing MGIGNGGEGEIVHRLAALESAITALSSRLDELSARVQDQAESLQLSSDVALYAPLRDLLREGRFREADHETARVLFDCINSTLEDVTPEAIETFPITPLRIIDRLWSSHSDNRFGFSVQLKIYRELGGSLETLIAQNVELYLGFCDRVGWRKHGSFVEPEDQDLSESSAHGSLPRRCWSSPYGMKITNLLMARLISGGLSPAVGGEPTG from the coding sequence ATGGGGATCGGGAACGGAGGGGAAGGGGAAATCGTTCATCGCCTGGCGGCGCTGGAGAGTGCGATCACCGCCCTCAGCTCCCGGCTGGACGAGCTTTCCGCGCGGGTGCAGGATCAGGCCGAGAGCCTGCAGCTGAGCTCCGATGTGGCTCTCTATGCCCCTCTGCGGGACCTGCTGAGGGAGGGTCGCTTCCGGGAGGCCGATCACGAAACGGCCCGGGTGCTGTTCGACTGCATCAACTCCACCCTGGAGGATGTCACCCCGGAAGCGATCGAAACCTTCCCGATTACACCGCTGCGCATCATCGACCGGCTGTGGAGCAGCCATAGTGACAACCGGTTCGGATTCAGCGTCCAGTTGAAGATCTACCGCGAATTGGGTGGATCGCTCGAGACCTTGATTGCCCAGAACGTGGAGCTGTACTTGGGTTTCTGCGATCGTGTCGGCTGGCGCAAGCACGGTAGCTTCGTTGAGCCTGAGGATCAGGATCTCTCCGAATCTTCTGCCCATGGAAGCCTGCCCAGACGCTGCTGGAGCAGCCCCTATGGCATGAAGATCACCAACCTGCTGATGGCGCGACTGATCAGCGGCGGGCTTTCCCCTGCTGTCGGCGGCGAGCCGACTGGCTGA